In Rhodothermales bacterium, the genomic stretch GGCGGGGCGCATCCCGCCAGGAGCAACGCCGCGAGGACGAAGCGCCAGCCGGGGAAGCGATCATGAATTCGCATTCCCCCCGAGGGTCTTGATGTTAGCGATCATCATATCCGCCTGACGGTACAGCGGCTGTTCCGGGCCGACTAGCGTTTTCACCTTCTCGAACTGGCCGAGGGCCTGGTCGAGCCGGTTGATCTGCATGAGCATCACGCCGTAGTAGAAGTTGCCTTCGAGGTGATCTGGATCTGTCTCGAGCACCTGGCGGATCTGCATCACGCCCTGCATCGGGGCGCGCGTGTTCATGTAGGCCATGGCCATGGCTGTGCGGACGACCAGGTCGTCCTCGCCGAGCGAGAGCGCTCTGTCGTAGGCGTCGGCGGCGCGCTGGGCGATGTCCGGTCGCTGGTCGCCAGGAGTGGCCTCCATCAGCTCGTACAGGGCATTGCCGGCCTCTTTCCACGCCTCGGCGGTGTTGGCGCCACCGGCGATTTCTTCACGGAGTGTGGCCACGCGATCGAGCCGGCCGGCCTGGCTGTATAGCGCGATCAGCTCGTCCTGTTTGGCCCGCAACGCGGCGCCCTCGAGGCCGCCCATCTCGTCTTCGATACGGGCGACCTGCTCCGCGAGGTCGCCGGCCAGCGGGGCTGCGGCCTGTTGCGCGGCCTGTTGCGCGTCGGTCCCGTTGGCGGACGAGCGCGTCTCGGCGGCAACCTCCTGCTCCACCGGGAGGCGCGTCTTGCTGACCTGTGTGATCAGAAAGAGCGCGACGACCACCAGAACGGCCGATGTTAGCAGAATGGCCGCCTGTAGGCCGGCGGGTCGTATGGGGGGAGCCGACTCGGGAGCAACGGTAGACGAGGGGGCGGGACGAGCCGACGACGCTTTTTGGCGGCGGCCCGACGAAGCCGGTTTTGTGTCCGGAGCGGAGGTGTGAATCGCCGTGCCACAGGCCGTACAAAACCGAGCGCCGATGGGGTTGCGTGTGCCGCACTGATGGCAAAACGGGCCAACGGAGGATTCTGCCAGCGGCATTGGAGAAGCGGTGACCGGGCTGGCTTCTGTCGACGCCATAGCCTCTTCGCGCGATTCAGGTTGTGGCAGGGGGGTGCCGCACAGATCGCAGACGGCATCGCTGACATCGGCGGCAGCGCCACAGGAGGGACAGCTGACGCTGGAGGCATTATCCATGTTCAGGTAGAGTTATTTCTTTACGCGGCTCCGTTTGC encodes the following:
- a CDS encoding zinc ribbon domain-containing protein yields the protein MDNASSVSCPSCGAAADVSDAVCDLCGTPLPQPESREEAMASTEASPVTASPMPLAESSVGPFCHQCGTRNPIGARFCTACGTAIHTSAPDTKPASSGRRQKASSARPAPSSTVAPESAPPIRPAGLQAAILLTSAVLVVVALFLITQVSKTRLPVEQEVAAETRSSANGTDAQQAAQQAAAPLAGDLAEQVARIEDEMGGLEGAALRAKQDELIALYSQAGRLDRVATLREEIAGGANTAEAWKEAGNALYELMEATPGDQRPDIAQRAADAYDRALSLGEDDLVVRTAMAMAYMNTRAPMQGVMQIRQVLETDPDHLEGNFYYGVMLMQINRLDQALGQFEKVKTLVGPEQPLYRQADMMIANIKTLGGNANS